A window of the Desulfobacula toluolica Tol2 genome harbors these coding sequences:
- a CDS encoding tetratricopeptide repeat protein produces MNFSLRIICIIFITLILTGCKSDIEKKESFFDKSLDYFQNKEYKKAQIELKNALKIDPNYVDAYLLLARSMLKLGNVKDAYTAYNRIIQIDKNNVEANLKLAEFLFLGKKIEPAMEKIIFVLEKDPKNIEALLVKAQIFMQKKLLKKAFTVYETVLNIDSKNIPALQNMAKIHAMEKRIGMAEELLLKTIEIDNKNLRVRMVLIAFYARLKNIEKAEYQLRQAIKINPENNDAHILLGNLYFSQKKLDMAEKAYLNSTQKAPSSSKPYMITAAFYEKINNKDKSLEMYNKALSLEPENMAVKNTIARFHYKHKDIKSSDQIISEILSKRPEYYPARMLKSEILVYKKKFTDALRLLNELENEEPKAPRPLYFKGVCFIATGKYDQAKSSVAKAIKLNPNYFKARMLLADIYLNERSYELAQKEATFALKLNPDDYRTRIIRASSLIGLKRLDEAEKDYLKLIEISPDNPTAYYQMGVLKSALKNYEEAIKYLNFAHKKNNKSLDVFVQIIKIHVVKQEFITAHKLCKNQIKLYMDQKPLIAVVHNIEAGIYLAQNKIKEAKNSLNKSISIYPDYLKPYETLAKLSLAEKNKNKAIQQYQTIIDKNPNLPFPHMILGTIYDSNKEFEKASRHYKKALEINPQFAPAANNLAYYLVRKTDRIDEAFRLARIAKEKLPEDPGVMDTLGMIYYKKGLYGNAINEFLDSLKKSPDHPVVNYHLGLAYHKKEKNKLAIIALQRALQLSDNFEDADHAKQLLTELEN; encoded by the coding sequence ATGAATTTTTCTTTGAGAATTATTTGCATTATCTTTATTACTCTTATATTAACAGGATGCAAGTCAGATATTGAAAAAAAAGAATCTTTCTTTGATAAAAGCCTGGATTATTTTCAAAATAAAGAATACAAAAAAGCTCAAATTGAACTTAAAAACGCTTTAAAAATAGATCCAAATTATGTGGACGCTTATCTTCTCCTGGCCAGAAGCATGTTAAAGCTTGGAAATGTAAAGGATGCTTACACTGCCTATAATAGAATTATTCAAATAGATAAAAATAATGTGGAGGCTAATTTAAAACTCGCTGAATTTTTATTTTTGGGCAAAAAAATAGAACCGGCCATGGAAAAAATTATTTTTGTTCTTGAAAAAGACCCGAAAAATATTGAAGCTCTGCTTGTTAAAGCCCAGATATTCATGCAAAAAAAGCTTTTAAAAAAAGCTTTTACCGTTTACGAAACAGTTCTTAACATTGATTCAAAAAATATCCCCGCGCTTCAAAATATGGCCAAGATACATGCCATGGAAAAAAGAATTGGTATGGCTGAAGAGCTGCTTTTAAAAACAATAGAAATCGATAATAAAAACCTGCGGGTCAGAATGGTTTTGATAGCATTTTATGCTCGACTAAAAAATATTGAAAAAGCAGAATATCAGTTGCGACAGGCCATTAAAATAAACCCTGAAAATAATGATGCCCATATTTTATTGGGCAATTTATATTTTAGCCAAAAAAAATTAGACATGGCTGAAAAGGCTTATCTTAATTCAACACAAAAAGCGCCTTCATCATCAAAGCCGTATATGATTACCGCTGCATTTTATGAAAAAATTAATAATAAAGATAAGTCCCTGGAAATGTATAACAAAGCATTGTCTTTGGAACCTGAGAACATGGCTGTTAAAAATACCATTGCCCGATTTCATTATAAACACAAGGATATAAAATCATCAGACCAAATAATATCGGAAATTCTATCAAAAAGGCCCGAATATTACCCGGCAAGAATGCTGAAAAGTGAAATCTTAGTTTACAAAAAAAAATTTACAGATGCCTTGCGGCTTCTGAATGAACTTGAAAATGAAGAACCAAAGGCACCTCGCCCCCTCTACTTCAAAGGCGTGTGCTTTATCGCCACTGGAAAATATGATCAGGCGAAATCATCTGTCGCCAAAGCAATCAAATTAAATCCCAACTATTTTAAAGCCCGCATGCTGCTTGCAGATATTTATCTGAACGAAAGGTCCTATGAGTTGGCACAAAAAGAAGCGACTTTCGCCCTGAAATTAAATCCAGATGATTATCGAACCAGGATCATCCGGGCAAGTTCATTAATCGGTCTAAAAAGATTAGACGAGGCTGAAAAAGACTACTTAAAACTGATTGAAATATCACCAGATAACCCGACAGCATATTATCAAATGGGTGTGCTGAAATCTGCATTAAAAAATTATGAGGAAGCAATCAAATATTTAAATTTTGCTCATAAAAAAAATAATAAATCACTTGATGTGTTTGTCCAAATCATTAAAATTCATGTTGTCAAACAAGAATTTATAACTGCACACAAATTATGTAAAAATCAAATCAAGCTTTATATGGATCAAAAACCGCTAATTGCAGTTGTTCATAATATTGAGGCGGGAATTTATTTAGCTCAGAACAAAATTAAAGAAGCAAAAAACTCATTAAACAAATCGATATCCATATATCCTGATTATCTAAAACCATATGAAACCCTGGCAAAACTTTCACTGGCAGAAAAAAACAAAAATAAAGCCATCCAACAATATCAGACGATTATTGATAAAAACCCAAACCTGCCATTTCCCCATATGATCTTAGGAACGATTTACGACAGCAATAAAGAATTCGAAAAGGCATCGAGACACTATAAAAAAGCACTTGAAATCAATCCTCAATTTGCTCCGGCAGCAAATAATCTGGCGTACTATCTTGTACGAAAAACCGACCGGATTGATGAAGCATTTAGGCTCGCAAGGATTGCAAAGGAAAAACTTCCCGAAGACCCCGGCGTGATGGATACACTTGGAATGATCTATTATAAGAAAGGCTTGTATGGAAATGCTATAAATGAATTTCTGGACAGCTTAAAGAAAAGTCCGGATCATCCTGTTGTAAACTATCACCTGGGGTTAGCCTACCATAAGAAAGAAAAGAACAAACTTGCAATAATCGCGTTACAAAGGGCACTTCAACTGAGTGATAACTTTGAAGATGCAGACCATGCAAAACAACTGCTTACCGAACTTGAAAATTAA
- a CDS encoding TetR/AcrR family transcriptional regulator produces MGIYERKQREKEQRKIEIINAARTVFSNKGFNSATMEEIASQAELSPGTLYLYFKNKEELHTSLSIEILKHLADEIQTVVNKNISVEEKIESFYDVFIDVYNYDPNILINLFHLQSGETLQNLSDEVLQQIKTYSAMAHGAIIDVVKQGIEQGAFIDEHPVALADIIWASYSGIVLWVDSKRLLNNQKDFVKSTLKTAFKIIGKGLKKK; encoded by the coding sequence ATGGGTATATATGAACGTAAACAAAGAGAAAAAGAGCAAAGAAAAATAGAAATCATCAATGCTGCCCGAACCGTTTTTTCCAATAAAGGATTCAACTCTGCTACAATGGAAGAGATCGCTTCACAAGCAGAATTGAGTCCGGGAACCCTGTACCTGTATTTTAAAAACAAGGAAGAATTGCATACATCCCTTTCTATTGAGATACTCAAGCATTTGGCTGATGAGATTCAAACGGTTGTAAATAAGAATATTTCAGTGGAAGAGAAGATAGAAAGCTTTTATGATGTATTTATTGATGTATATAATTATGATCCCAATATTTTAATTAATTTATTTCATCTCCAGTCAGGGGAAACTCTTCAAAATCTTTCAGATGAAGTTTTGCAGCAGATTAAAACTTACTCTGCTATGGCTCATGGGGCCATTATTGATGTTGTAAAACAGGGTATTGAACAGGGAGCTTTTATAGATGAGCATCCTGTGGCACTTGCCGATATTATATGGGCATCCTATTCAGGTATAGTTTTATGGGTCGATTCCAAAAGGCTTTTAAATAATCAGAAAGATTTCGTTAAATCGACACTAAAAACTGCATTTAAGATAATCGGCAAAGGATTGAAGAAAAAATAA